The Acidobacteriota bacterium genome has a window encoding:
- a CDS encoding PilN domain-containing protein has product MIRINLLEQDKTTKEGPKISFGGISTIGVVWIVVMLLTFGYIGVSWYTLGNRIETLKQDLAQAEEDLKEVEQALRTVDERQAKKDALEQRVALISELKRRQRVPVHLLDQISRQLPEFLWLEGLEERDGGIRVRGKATTFNAVSNFYNNLRDSSFFSDVTMGTTQRVPEGVSFVLSCRFTPPTGASGGEDASSDDAGARS; this is encoded by the coding sequence ATGATTCGGATCAACCTGCTCGAGCAAGACAAGACGACCAAGGAAGGCCCGAAGATCAGCTTCGGCGGGATTTCGACCATCGGTGTGGTGTGGATCGTGGTGATGCTGCTGACCTTCGGCTACATCGGGGTCAGCTGGTACACCCTCGGCAACCGGATCGAGACCCTCAAGCAGGATCTGGCCCAGGCTGAAGAGGACCTCAAGGAAGTCGAGCAGGCCCTGAGGACTGTCGACGAGCGGCAGGCCAAGAAGGACGCTCTCGAGCAGCGTGTCGCGCTGATCTCCGAACTCAAGCGTCGTCAGCGCGTACCCGTCCACCTGCTCGACCAGATCAGCCGCCAGCTTCCCGAGTTCCTCTGGCTCGAGGGGCTCGAGGAGCGGGACGGCGGTATCCGGGTGCGCGGCAAGGCTACTACGTTCAATGCTGTCAGCAACTTCTACAACAACCTGCGCGACTCCTCCTTCTTCTCCGACGTGACCATGGGCACCACCCAGCGCGTTCCCGAGGGCGTGAGTTTCGTGCTGTCGTGCAGGTTTACCCCCCCCACGGGTGCGAGCGGCGGCGAGGACGCATCGTCGGACGACGCCGGCGCGAGGAGCTGA